Proteins co-encoded in one Enterobacter sp. R4-368 genomic window:
- a CDS encoding protealysin inhibitor emfourin, translating to MSTPELTDDVVIELAREGGLVYMPKLIRKQCIEIAQLNTEQRQRLDTILRQALPLGQRPGLANSPGEGDQRFYRLQITWTARQKEMQLLIPENQAPESLQRLCREGKTSICKP from the coding sequence GTGAGCACGCCTGAACTCACCGATGATGTGGTGATTGAACTGGCCCGTGAAGGCGGGCTGGTTTATATGCCGAAACTCATCAGAAAGCAGTGCATTGAAATAGCGCAGTTGAATACAGAGCAGCGCCAGCGCCTTGACACTATTCTTCGCCAGGCATTACCGCTCGGGCAGCGGCCTGGCCTGGCAAATTCTCCAGGCGAGGGTGACCAGCGTTTCTACCGCCTCCAGATTACTTGGACGGCCCGGCAAAAAGAGATGCAATTGTTGATCCCGGAAAACCAGGCGCCGGAATCCCTGCAAAGGTTGTGCAGAGAAGGTAAGACCTCTATCTGCAAACCTTAA
- a CDS encoding nuclear transport factor 2 family protein: protein MSTLSRVIDRFVEYYARLDSQPVSALSALYHPDALLIDPFGEHLGLPAIERYFSHLLASVNHCHFSIDSPLHDDARFATSWTMHWSHPRIAGGKHLTLPGCSVVDVRGEKIVRQRDYYDAGEMIYQHLPLLGWAVRGVKRSVRA, encoded by the coding sequence ATGAGCACACTGTCCCGCGTCATCGATCGGTTTGTTGAGTACTACGCCCGGCTGGATAGCCAGCCCGTCTCTGCGCTATCCGCGCTCTATCACCCGGATGCGCTGCTTATCGATCCGTTTGGCGAACACCTGGGGTTACCGGCTATTGAGCGCTATTTCAGCCACCTTCTCGCCAGTGTTAACCACTGCCATTTTTCCATCGACTCACCACTTCACGACGATGCGCGTTTTGCCACAAGCTGGACCATGCACTGGTCGCATCCGCGCATTGCCGGCGGGAAACACCTCACACTGCCGGGCTGTTCAGTGGTGGATGTGCGGGGCGAAAAGATAGTGCGGCAGCGCGATTACTACGATGCCGGCGAGATGATCTACCAACATCTGCCGCTGCTGGGTTGGGCGGTTCGCGGTGTGAAACGGAGTGTGCGCGCATGA
- a CDS encoding M4 family metallopeptidase — MSAYYPHSLIPPHILRRIIDNGSEAQQHFARRTLVHVQNLMDIGLKGISKPLATYPGELMRNIYDAHHQSTVNGTLVRYEGQPSNGDIAADEAYEYLGVTHDFFWRVWRRNSLDNQGMALNGIVHFGESYMNAFWDGQEMVFGDGDGVIFNRFTIAIDVIAHELGHGVTGSEAGLIYYAQSGALNESLSDVFGSLVKQYYYQQTADQADWLIGEGLLGERINGRALRSMSAPGTAYNDPMLGADPQPAHMNDYVRTRDDNGGVHLNSGIPNRAFYLASVAVGGYAWEKTGYAWYDTVCDKSLTPDADFATFARLTIYHGGKRSGKAVANAIEQAWREVGVLW, encoded by the coding sequence ATGTCCGCATATTACCCACACAGTCTTATTCCTCCCCATATTTTACGTCGCATTATCGACAATGGCTCTGAGGCGCAGCAACACTTTGCGCGTCGAACTTTAGTCCATGTGCAAAACTTGATGGATATCGGCCTTAAAGGAATCTCTAAGCCTCTGGCCACCTACCCTGGCGAATTGATGCGTAATATTTACGATGCGCATCATCAGTCGACGGTAAATGGCACGCTGGTACGTTATGAAGGCCAACCTTCCAATGGCGATATCGCTGCGGACGAGGCCTATGAGTACCTCGGCGTGACGCATGATTTCTTCTGGCGAGTCTGGCGACGCAATTCTCTTGATAACCAGGGGATGGCCCTGAATGGCATCGTGCATTTCGGTGAATCATATATGAATGCGTTCTGGGATGGGCAGGAGATGGTTTTTGGTGATGGCGACGGTGTTATTTTTAATCGTTTCACGATTGCCATCGATGTCATCGCGCATGAACTCGGTCATGGCGTCACCGGCAGTGAGGCCGGGTTGATCTATTATGCGCAGTCAGGCGCACTGAATGAATCTTTATCAGATGTTTTCGGCTCGCTGGTGAAGCAATACTACTACCAGCAAACCGCCGACCAGGCTGATTGGTTGATTGGCGAAGGATTACTGGGTGAAAGAATTAATGGCCGTGCGCTGCGCTCCATGTCTGCGCCGGGCACCGCCTACAACGATCCGATGTTAGGTGCCGACCCGCAGCCCGCCCATATGAACGATTATGTCCGAACCCGCGATGACAATGGCGGTGTGCATTTAAATTCCGGTATCCCAAATCGCGCCTTTTACCTGGCATCTGTCGCTGTCGGCGGTTATGCATGGGAAAAAACCGGTTACGCCTGGTACGACACGGTTTGTGACAAGTCACTGACTCCGGACGCAGATTTCGCCACCTTCGCCAGATTGACTATCTATCACGGTGGAAAACGTTCCGGCAAAGCGGTTGCCAACGCCATCGAGCAGGCCTGGAGAGAAGTTGGAGTGTTATGGTGA
- a CDS encoding DMT family transporter: MRVADYLRLVLLAAIWGASFLFMRIAVPQFGAINTAFLRVFFGFIGLAVILLLFKSSFDFKDKFKSSFILGVINSGLPFLMYCLAAQWLPAGYSAILNATTPLMGALVGFSFFAEKLTLKKWGGVLLGLIGIIVITTIGEAQSADKQIIGVIACLIATSCYGIAGFLTRSWISNKGGLDPKIVAFGSQTGATVFLLPFFICSTRFGPTINWLQQEAWVSVIAVGVFCTAWAYILYFRLIADIGPLRSLTVTFLIPPFGVLWGYLVLSETINSGFIMGALIIGVAVWMVVSPEKAFR; encoded by the coding sequence ATGCGTGTTGCTGATTATCTTCGGTTAGTGTTGCTTGCCGCTATCTGGGGCGCGAGTTTTCTCTTTATGCGCATAGCGGTACCGCAGTTCGGTGCGATTAATACGGCATTTTTGCGGGTATTTTTTGGTTTTATCGGACTTGCGGTCATTTTATTACTGTTTAAATCTTCGTTTGATTTTAAAGATAAGTTCAAATCCTCATTTATCCTCGGTGTTATTAATTCTGGGTTGCCTTTTCTGATGTATTGTCTGGCGGCCCAATGGCTGCCTGCCGGGTATTCGGCCATTTTGAATGCAACCACCCCGTTGATGGGGGCGCTGGTGGGTTTTTCCTTTTTTGCCGAGAAACTCACCCTCAAAAAATGGGGTGGCGTGCTGCTGGGGCTTATCGGCATCATCGTGATTACCACCATCGGTGAAGCGCAATCAGCGGATAAACAAATCATCGGTGTTATTGCCTGTCTTATCGCGACCAGTTGTTATGGGATCGCCGGCTTTCTGACGCGCAGTTGGATTTCAAACAAAGGGGGACTCGATCCGAAAATAGTCGCTTTCGGTAGTCAGACAGGCGCAACGGTTTTTTTGCTGCCTTTTTTCATCTGCAGCACCCGGTTCGGGCCAACGATTAACTGGCTGCAGCAAGAGGCCTGGGTGAGCGTCATTGCAGTCGGGGTTTTCTGCACGGCATGGGCTTACATCCTCTATTTTCGACTGATTGCCGATATCGGGCCGTTACGTTCATTAACCGTGACATTTTTAATTCCGCCGTTTGGCGTGCTATGGGGATATCTGGTACTGAGCGAAACCATTAACAGCGGTTTCATTATGGGGGCGCTTATTATCGGTGTGGCGGTCTGGATGGTGGTGAGTCCTGAAAAAGCGTTCAGGTGA
- a CDS encoding MerR family transcriptional regulator — protein sequence MSYSIGEFAQLCGITATTLRAWQRRYGLLKPMRTDGGHRLYSDDDVQQALKILDWVKKGVPVSQVKPLLERPGARRTNNWLTLQENMLQRLKEGKIESLRQLIYDSGREYPRPELVTEVLRPLRSKVSANIPAMMTLREILDGIIISYTSFCLEGDRKAPGDNYLITGWHLADPCEIWLEALKRTGQGHRIDVLPVPPATLAPEILPERKWLLVTSGKLTAARKKQIELWQPRVRSLDVISL from the coding sequence ATGTCTTACTCCATCGGCGAATTTGCGCAACTTTGCGGGATCACCGCGACCACGCTGCGTGCCTGGCAGCGTCGCTACGGCCTGCTCAAACCGATGCGCACCGATGGCGGTCACCGGCTCTACAGCGATGACGATGTGCAGCAGGCGCTAAAAATTCTCGATTGGGTGAAAAAAGGCGTCCCTGTCAGCCAGGTGAAACCCTTGCTGGAGCGCCCCGGCGCGCGTCGCACTAACAACTGGCTGACGCTGCAGGAAAACATGCTCCAGCGCCTGAAAGAGGGAAAAATCGAATCCCTGCGCCAGCTTATTTATGATTCAGGACGTGAATATCCGCGCCCGGAACTGGTAACCGAAGTGCTGCGACCGCTGCGCAGTAAAGTGTCGGCCAATATCCCGGCGATGATGACCCTGCGCGAAATCCTCGATGGCATCATCATTTCTTACACCTCCTTTTGCCTTGAAGGAGACAGAAAAGCGCCGGGCGATAACTATCTCATCACCGGATGGCACCTTGCCGATCCGTGTGAAATCTGGCTTGAAGCGCTCAAACGCACCGGCCAGGGCCACCGTATTGACGTGCTTCCCGTGCCGCCTGCAACCTTAGCGCCGGAGATCCTGCCGGAACGAAAGTGGTTGCTGGTCACTTCCGGCAAACTCACCGCCGCCCGTAAAAAACAGATCGAACTCTGGCAACCACGCGTTCGCTCCCTCGACGTCATCTCACTCTAA
- a CDS encoding response regulator transcription factor, translating into MHIFMIDKHSIYIEEMTSVVSHSIPEVKICGLNDCKKINETLGKFPASLIILDGNDNKKACIELIDNLSQHYPGIPVVMLVNKCQLISLRQFLNHHAIAFVRRDSPPETITQTLHTASAGMLSFPHENMTVLDNNHRTLACLSERQREILKLLAAGESNKQISRLLNISPGTVKTHLESIFRRLNVTNRTQAAMMYFKES; encoded by the coding sequence ATGCATATATTCATGATTGACAAACATTCTATATACATTGAAGAAATGACATCGGTAGTGTCTCATAGCATTCCGGAAGTAAAAATCTGCGGTTTAAATGATTGTAAGAAAATCAATGAAACTCTGGGCAAATTCCCCGCCTCCTTAATTATTCTGGATGGTAATGATAATAAAAAAGCATGTATTGAGTTAATTGATAACTTATCGCAGCACTATCCTGGCATCCCGGTGGTGATGCTGGTAAATAAATGCCAACTCATCTCGTTGCGGCAATTTCTGAATCATCATGCCATTGCTTTTGTCAGGCGCGACTCCCCCCCCGAAACCATCACACAAACGCTACATACCGCTTCTGCGGGCATGCTCAGCTTTCCCCACGAGAATATGACGGTTCTGGATAATAACCATCGTACCCTGGCTTGTCTAAGCGAACGTCAGCGCGAGATCCTCAAATTGCTCGCTGCCGGCGAATCTAATAAACAAATTAGCCGCCTCCTGAATATCAGTCCGGGTACCGTAAAAACGCATCTCGAATCTATTTTTCGTCGCCTGAATGTGACTAACCGCACCCAGGCAGCAATGATGTATTTTAAAGAAAGTTAG
- a CDS encoding lytic polysaccharide monooxygenase: MKKNLLILMLSLFLTGYVYAHGYIDNPPSRSFLCTHAGGALNKACGAVMYEPQSIEGVKGFPDGGPSDGLIASAGNPSFSELNEQTPGRWYKVNLKSGAHTFDWTLTARHSTTSWKYYITKQGWDPNKPLARADFDLKPFCERFDNGKIPQSKVQMNCTIPQRSGYQVILGVWTIADTGNAFYQVIDANMTK; this comes from the coding sequence ATGAAAAAAAATCTACTGATTTTAATGTTATCTTTATTTCTGACTGGTTATGTTTACGCGCATGGATATATTGATAACCCACCAAGTCGTTCATTTCTTTGCACTCACGCGGGCGGTGCACTAAATAAAGCTTGTGGCGCGGTGATGTATGAACCTCAATCGATTGAAGGCGTGAAAGGTTTTCCTGACGGCGGTCCTTCCGATGGTTTAATCGCAAGCGCAGGGAATCCGAGTTTTTCTGAATTAAATGAACAGACGCCAGGTCGTTGGTACAAAGTCAATCTCAAAAGTGGCGCGCATACATTTGACTGGACGCTCACCGCCCGCCATAGCACAACTTCCTGGAAATATTACATCACTAAGCAAGGATGGGATCCGAATAAACCATTAGCTCGGGCTGATTTTGATTTAAAACCTTTCTGCGAAAGATTTGATAACGGGAAAATCCCGCAAAGTAAAGTCCAGATGAACTGTACTATTCCACAACGCTCGGGGTATCAAGTTATTTTGGGCGTATGGACAATTGCCGACACAGGGAATGCGTTCTATCAGGTCATTGATGCTAATATGACTAAATAA
- a CDS encoding lipocalin family protein, whose translation MKLWPVVTGVSIALTLVACKSPTPPEGVQPITGFDASRYLGKWYEIARLENRFERGLQQVTATYGKRSDGGISVLNRGFDPQKQKWSESEGKAYFTGEPTTAALKVSFFGPFYGGYNVIKLDDNYQYALVSGPNRDYLWILSRTPTLPETVKQDYLNTARSLGFRVDQLVWVKQ comes from the coding sequence ATGAAGTTATGGCCAGTGGTGACGGGTGTGTCTATCGCCTTGACACTTGTCGCCTGTAAATCTCCGACGCCGCCAGAAGGGGTGCAGCCGATCACCGGGTTTGACGCCAGCCGTTATCTGGGGAAATGGTATGAAATCGCGCGTCTGGAAAATCGTTTTGAGCGCGGGCTTCAACAGGTAACCGCCACTTATGGCAAGCGCAGCGACGGTGGGATCAGCGTCCTTAACCGTGGTTTTGATCCGCAAAAGCAGAAGTGGAGCGAGAGCGAAGGGAAGGCTTATTTCACCGGCGAGCCGACCACCGCGGCGCTGAAAGTATCGTTCTTTGGCCCGTTTTACGGCGGTTATAACGTGATCAAACTCGATGACAATTACCAGTACGCGCTGGTGAGCGGCCCGAACCGCGACTATTTGTGGATCCTCTCCCGCACGCCGACGCTTCCTGAAACGGTAAAACAGGATTATCTGAATACCGCGCGAAGCCTCGGGTTCCGGGTTGACCAACTGGTATGGGTTAAACAGTAA
- the gcvA gene encoding transcriptional regulator GcvA encodes MKMPPLHALMCFESAARLMSIKAAAEELCVTSSAVSQQIAKLENFTSTRLFIRSPRRLELTTEGRIYMRAIRPAFGQIAEATQRLMNEGKANKVTVSCTSGFAIQWLLPRLPAFEKANPGVEVQISTTNRQVDLLSEGIDFAIRHGAGNYPGLTSEVLVNDNLLPVCSPRLLAAESELSGPRDVAKYPLLHDEHRLDWALWFHTLGIDDVKSDTGPIFIDSNGVIEAAIAGRGIALVRRALVREELRSGLLINPLKISLHSPIAYYLVYEESALLQKISRRFRDWISAAAATDE; translated from the coding sequence ATGAAAATGCCCCCTTTACATGCACTTATGTGTTTTGAGTCGGCCGCGAGGCTGATGAGTATCAAAGCGGCTGCGGAAGAGTTATGTGTGACATCCAGCGCTGTCAGCCAGCAAATCGCAAAACTGGAAAACTTCACCAGCACCAGGCTGTTCATCCGCAGCCCTCGCCGTCTGGAACTGACAACCGAGGGGCGCATCTATATGCGGGCGATCAGACCCGCGTTCGGCCAGATAGCAGAAGCAACGCAACGCTTAATGAATGAGGGAAAGGCAAACAAAGTGACGGTCAGTTGCACCAGTGGTTTTGCCATTCAATGGTTGCTGCCGCGCCTGCCAGCCTTTGAAAAAGCCAATCCGGGTGTGGAAGTGCAAATCAGCACCACCAACAGGCAGGTTGATTTACTTTCCGAAGGGATTGATTTCGCTATCCGACACGGTGCGGGTAACTATCCGGGACTGACGTCTGAGGTTCTGGTAAACGACAATCTTCTCCCGGTCTGTAGCCCCCGATTACTCGCGGCAGAAAGCGAACTCTCAGGGCCGCGGGATGTGGCAAAATATCCGCTGCTGCACGATGAGCACCGGCTGGACTGGGCCTTATGGTTTCATACGCTGGGTATTGACGATGTGAAGAGTGACACCGGCCCCATTTTCATCGACTCCAATGGCGTGATTGAAGCGGCAATTGCAGGCAGAGGCATCGCGCTTGTTCGCCGTGCTCTTGTACGCGAAGAGCTAAGAAGTGGCCTGCTAATTAACCCGCTGAAAATCTCGCTTCATTCGCCGATAGCCTACTATCTGGTGTATGAGGAATCCGCGTTGTTGCAGAAGATAAGCCGCCGTTTTCGCGACTGGATCTCGGCCGCTGCAGCCACTGACGAGTAA